One window of the Devosia sp. 2618 genome contains the following:
- a CDS encoding LLM class flavin-dependent oxidoreductase yields MKKIGFLSFGHWNPSPQSQTRSAADTLLQSIDLAVAAEELGADGAYFRVHHFARQLASPFPLLAAVGARTKKIEIGTAVIDMRYENPLYMAEDAGSADLIAGGRLQLGISRGSPEQVIDGYRYFGYAPQEGQTDADMARQHTEVFLDVLRGNGFAEPNPRPMFPNPPGLLRVEPHSEGLRERIWWGSATNDTAVWAAKLGMNLQSSTLKFDENGKPFHIQQAEQIRAYRAAWKEAGHAFEPRVSVSRSIFALVNDMDRAYFGEGRKEQDQFGYIEENVRAVFGRGYTAEPDVLVKQLAEDEAIAEADTLLLTVPNQLGVDYNAHVIESILKLVAPALGWR; encoded by the coding sequence ATGAAAAAGATCGGCTTTCTCTCTTTCGGCCACTGGAATCCATCGCCCCAGTCGCAAACCCGCTCGGCGGCCGATACGCTGTTGCAGTCGATTGATCTGGCGGTGGCGGCCGAGGAATTGGGAGCCGATGGCGCCTATTTCCGGGTACATCATTTTGCCCGGCAGCTGGCGTCGCCCTTCCCGCTGCTGGCCGCCGTCGGCGCCCGCACCAAAAAGATCGAGATCGGCACCGCCGTCATCGATATGCGCTACGAAAATCCGCTCTATATGGCCGAAGACGCCGGCTCCGCCGACCTGATCGCCGGTGGCCGTTTGCAGCTCGGCATCAGCCGCGGTTCGCCCGAGCAGGTGATCGATGGCTATCGCTATTTCGGCTATGCGCCCCAGGAAGGCCAGACCGATGCCGATATGGCGCGCCAACACACCGAGGTGTTCCTCGACGTGCTGCGCGGCAATGGCTTTGCCGAACCCAATCCGCGTCCGATGTTCCCCAACCCGCCCGGATTGCTGCGCGTTGAGCCTCATTCGGAAGGCCTGCGTGAGCGTATCTGGTGGGGTTCGGCGACCAATGACACCGCCGTCTGGGCCGCCAAGCTGGGCATGAACCTGCAAAGCTCGACGCTTAAATTCGACGAAAATGGCAAGCCATTCCACATCCAGCAGGCCGAACAGATCCGCGCCTACCGCGCCGCCTGGAAAGAGGCCGGGCATGCGTTTGAGCCACGCGTTTCGGTTAGCCGCTCGATCTTTGCCTTGGTCAATGACATGGACCGTGCCTATTTCGGCGAGGGTCGCAAGGAACAGGATCAGTTCGGCTATATCGAGGAAAATGTCCGCGCCGTGTTTGGGCGTGGCTATACCGCTGAGCCCGACGTGCTGGTCAAGCAACTGGCCGAGGACGAGGCGATTGCCGAGGCCGATACGTTGTTGCTGACGGTGCCCAATCAGCTGGGCGTCGATTACAACGCGCATGTGATCGAGAGCATTTTGAAGCTGGTGGCGCCGGCGCTGGGCTGGCGCTAG
- a CDS encoding AAA family ATPase — protein sequence MRLAVTGTHGTGKTTLIDDFASACPHYEAVPEPYWLLAQQGVPFAGGPTSADLEEQLEQSCALVLSAAGQNDVIFDRCPLDFIAYLDVVSLREGFEWVPSGKLLGRIEAALAALELIVFLPLSRPDEISVAIEFPKLRMQTDTRLKAILRHDDLGLLGSGPPIVELTGTPAQRLRDLVAATRAG from the coding sequence ATGCGGCTGGCTGTAACGGGCACCCATGGCACGGGCAAGACCACGCTGATTGATGATTTCGCTTCGGCCTGCCCGCATTATGAAGCGGTGCCGGAGCCCTATTGGCTGCTCGCCCAGCAGGGCGTGCCCTTTGCCGGCGGGCCGACAAGTGCCGATCTGGAGGAGCAACTCGAGCAAAGCTGCGCGCTTGTCCTATCGGCCGCCGGGCAGAACGATGTCATTTTCGACCGATGCCCGCTCGATTTCATCGCCTATCTGGATGTGGTCAGCCTGCGCGAAGGCTTCGAATGGGTCCCGAGCGGCAAGCTGCTGGGCCGGATCGAAGCGGCTCTAGCTGCGCTCGAGCTGATCGTCTTCCTGCCGCTATCGCGACCGGACGAGATTTCCGTCGCCATTGAGTTTCCCAAGCTGCGCATGCAAACCGATACCAGGCTCAAAGCCATCCTGCGCCACGACGATCTTGGACTGCTCGGGTCCGGTCCGCCGATTGTGGAGCTTACCGGCACCCCCGCGCAACGACTGCGCGACTTGGTAGCAGCAACGCGCGCCGGCTGA